The Microlunatus soli genome contains the following window.
ATCGCTGCCGACGACCCCGAGAGCGACGAGCTGATCCACACCGCACGCCGGGTCGGCAAACGGCATCGATACGCCGTCGAGGCCGCGGCCCCGGTCCTCGGCCCGTCCGCCGACCGGCTGGTGGAACTGCATCAGCAGTTCACCGACGAGCTCGGCGAATACCAGGACAGCCGGGTCGCCTCGGTGCTGCTCCGCGACCTCGGTGGCATCCCCGGACGCAACGGCTTCACCTTCGGCGTGCTGCACGCCCAGGAGACCGCGCTGCGTCGCCGGTTGGCCAAACGGATCGCCAAACGCGCCCACGGGCTCTGACACTCATCTCTCAGCCTGGCTGACCCCTGAACGGCGAGGCTTCGCCGGATCACGCGCCCGAGGAGGGACAATGGCCCGGCACCGACCTTGGAGAGTGATAGGCACACGATGGCAGCACGGAAGACCACGACGCCACCACCGGACGACATCGTCGAACGGATCGTCGACATCGACGTCTCGTCGGAGATGGAGACCAGCTATCTGGAGTACGCCTACTCGGTGATCTACACCCGGGCGTTGCCGGATGCGCGGGACGGTCTGAAACCGGTGCAGCGACGGATCCTGTACTCGATGCGGGACATGGGCGTGTTGCCGAATCGTCCGCACGTCAAGTGTGCCCGCGTCGTCGGCCAGGTGATGGGTGTGCTGCACCCGCACGGCGACACCGCGATCTACGACGCCCTGGTCCGGATGGCCCAGCCGTGGGCGATGCGGCTGCCGGTCGTCGACGGCCACGGCAACTTCGGTTCGCTGGACGCCGGCCCGGCCGCGATGCGGTACACCGAGTGCCGGATGGCGCCGCCGGCGCTGGCGATGACCGACGGCCTGGACAAGGACACCGTCGACTTCAAGGCCAACTACGACGGCAAGGAGACCGAGCCGGTCGTGCTGCCGGCGGCGTTCCCCAACCTGCTGGTCAACGGAGCCGGCGGGATCGCGGTCGGGATGGCGACCAACTGTGCGCCGCACAATCTGGTCGAGGTCGTCCAAGCGCTGCGCCATCTGCTCAAGCACCCGAACGCCACTCTGGACACGTTGATGCGCTTCGTACCCGGTCCCGATCTGCCGACCGGCGGCAAGATCATCGGCCTGGAAGGCATCCGGGATGCCTACGAGACCGGCAAGGGATCGTTCAAGATCAGGGCGACCGCACGGGTGGAGCAGGTCAGCCCGCGACGTAAGGGCATCGTGATCACCGAGCTGCCCTACAGCGTCGGACCGGAAAAGATCATCGAGCAGGTCAAGTCGCTGGTCGGGTCGAAGAAGCTGCAGGGCATCGCCGATCTGAAGGATCTGACCGACCTGACCAACGGCACCCGGCTGGTGATCGAGGTCAAGAACGGGTTCAATCCCGACGCACTGCTGGAGCAGCTCTACCGGCAGACCAAGCTGGAGGATTCATTCTCCATCAACGCACTCGCACTGGTCGACGAGCAGCCCAGAACGCTGTCGTTGAAGGAAATGCTGGAGGTCTACCTCAAGCACCGCCTCGAGGTGGTGTTGCGCCGCACCACCTACGACCGGGACAAGGCCGCCGAACGGTTGCACCTGGTCGAGGGCCTGTTGATCGCGATCCTGGACATCGACGACGTGATCGCGATCATCCGCGGTGCCGACGATGCGGCCGCCGCGCGGTCCAAGCTGATGGACGTGTTCGAGCTCACCGAGGTGCAGGCCAACTACATCCTGGACATGCAGCTGCGCCGGCTGACCAAGTATTCCAAGATCGAGTTGGACGCCGAGCGGGACGAGCTGCAGACCAAGATCGCCGAACTCACCGAGATCATCGAGAACGAGGACCTGTTGCGGACGCTGGTCGGCAACGAGCTGGCCGATGTCGCCAAGCAGTTCGGCACGCCGCGACGCACCATCCTGCTGTCCTCCAGCGGCGTCAGCACGACCACCAGTGCCGCACCGCTGGAGGTGCCCGACGATCCGTGCTGGGTGCTGCTGTCCTCCGCCGGCCTGCTGGCCCGCACCGAGAACGCCGATCCGCTGCCCGCCGAGGGCGGCCGGGCCAATCACGATGTGATCGTCTCGGCGATCCGGACGACGGCGCGCGGCGACTACGGCCTGATCACCACCGACGGCCGGTTGATCCGGGGCAACGCGCTGGACCTGCCGACCGTCCCGGTGACGGCCAACGCACCCAACCTGCAGGGCGGTGCGCACGTCACCGAGCTGATCGCGGCCGCCGAGCCGGGTGAGAAGATCATCGCCCTGACGCGACTCGGCGAGGACGCGGCGACGATCGCCCTCGGCACCAGGAACGGTGTGGTCAAGCGGGTCAACCCCGAGCTGTTGAACAAGGACAGCTGGGACATCATCCGCCTCGACGACGGCGACCGGGTGGTCGGCGCCGTCGAGCTGACCGACGACAGCGCCGAACTGGTGTTCATCTCCGACGACGCCCAGCTGCTGCATTTCGCCGCCACCGGTGTCCGACCCCAGGGCCGCTCCGGCGGCGGCATCGCCGGCATCAAGCTCGGCGCCGGACGATCGGTCGCCTTCTTCGGTGCGGTGCCCGCCGGCGAGGCGATCGTGGTCACTGTCTCCGGCAGTGCCGATGCGCTGCCGGGAACCGACGCCGGCGCGATCAAGGTGACGCCGTTCGAGGAGTATCCGGGCAAGGGCCGGGCGACCGGTGGTGTCCGTTGTCATCGCTTCCTGAAGGGCGAGGACACCCTGCTGTTCGCCTGGGCCGGTCCGACGCCGGCGATCGCCACCGCCGACAGCGGCGCCCCCGTCGAGCTCCCCGAAGCCGACGGCCGCCGCGACGGCTCCGGTGTCCCCGCCTCCCAGCCGATCACCGCCGCCGCCACCCGAACCATCCCCTAACCACCGACCCGTCGATTCCTCCCCGTTTTCGTCGGCGTGTCGGGGAGGAACTGACGGCTCGGCGGGTTGTGGACAACGCACCCGGGTCGGGAGCTGTTCGAAGCACTGTCCACAGGCAGGACCGGCCGGTCGGATTCGGCCGAGTGTGTGGGTATGAGGACCACTCACACGGCAGCGGAATCCGCGCAGGGCCGGCCGGAGACGCTGGTGTCTCCGCTCCCCGAGATCGACCAACTGGACCTGCCCGCCGGAATACCCTTCACCCGGGCGATGGCGATCGGCTACGGGATCGGACCGAATGTGCTCACCCGTCTGGTCCGGCAAGGTGTGCTGCGACGCGTCCTGCGGGGCGTCTACGTCGACAACGCCGTGCCGGACGGCATCGGTCTCCGGTCCCAGGCGATCTCGCTGGCGATCCCGAGCGATGCGATCGTCACCGACAGCACGGCGGCCTGGCTGTACGGCGCCGACGTACGGCCCCGTGGTGCGCACCTGCGTGAGCCGGAGGTGCACTGCTTTCGCCCACCGGGTCGCAGCCGCGTCCGTCGTCCCTCCGTGAACGGCGGCGAACGCACCCTGTCCGAACGCGACATTCAGATCGTCCACGGGATCACGGTGACGTCGCCACTCCGTACGGCATGCGATCTCGGCCGGCTGATGGCCCGTGACGACGCGATCGGCGCCCTGGATGCGATGTTGCGCCATGGGAATTTCGATCAACAGGAGCTCATCGGCGAGGTGCGGCGGTTTCGCGGTTACCGCGGCGTCGTTCAGCTTCGCGAGTTGGTTCGCTGGGCCGATGGAACGTCCGAGTCGATGGGCGAATCGACACTGCGACTGCGTTGGATCGACGAAGGGCTGCCGTCGCCCGAACTGCAGATCGTCGTGTCTCCGACCGGCCGGTGGCAACGCTATCGGCTGGACCTCGGTATCCGTCGGGTGCGTTACGCAGCCGAGTACGACGGGGACGATTGGCACTCGACCGAGGAACAGGTCGCCGCCGACCGAGCACGCGACGAAGATCTCGCTGCCGACGGGTGGATCGTCGACCACTTCCGACGGGGTGAGGTCTACCACAGTCGGGCCAACGTGGTCGGCAACCAACTCCGTGCCGGCCTGCGCCGAGCCGCCCGGAGGTCCGGTTCCGCCGCCGGCCGGTAGCTCCTGATTCAAAGCCGACAACCGGACGCTGATGCCTGATCACCCCACCAACCGCCGCCGACCCGTCAGTTCCTCCGCGACACACCGCGAAAAGCGGGGAGGAACTGACGGGTCGGCGGGTGGGTTAGGCGGGCTGGAGTTTGCCGGTGAGCATCCAGAGGGCGACCTCGTTGTCGGCGTACAGCGAGTTCTGGGTGATCGGGTCGTCGTTGGTCGGGAACTGCTTGACCCGGTCGCCGTTCAGCGTCGGGGTGTTCCCGTGCCGTTCGAACAGCGGGATGATCGGCAGCGTCTTGTTGAAGATCTGGGCCAGCTTGGTGATGTTCTTCTTCAGGGCCGCCTCGTCGATGCCGCTACCGCTGGCATCGATCAGCTTCTGCAGATCGACCTTGCCGAAGCCCTCGACCGTCTGGGCCAACGGGAAGTTCATTCCCTTGCCGCCGCTGTTCTTGGCGATCGGATAATTGTGCGTCAAGAGGGCCGACACGAACGAGAAGTACGGATACGGCTGGGTCGAGTTGCCCCAACCCTGCAGCGCGAGCTGGAAGTTGCCCTTGTCGACGTCGATCGGCTGTTGGGTGCTGACCACGCCGTGCAGAGTGATCTTGATGCCGAACTTCGTCAACTGCTCGCTGAGATCCTTCGACGCGGCACTCCAGTCGGCGTAGTCGGACGGATACAGCAACTGGTAAGCAGCAGGCTTGCCGTTGGGCAGCTTCCAGCTACTACCGCTCTTCTTCCAGCCCGCGCCCTCCAACAGCTTCGCCGCCTTGTCCTGGTCGAACGCGTACGGCTCGAACTTGGACTGATCGGCCTTCTCGATCCAGATGTCGATCAGGTTGTCGGAGAAGCCGGTGTAGAACTTGGTCGGCACGCCGGACTCGCCGAGCGCGACGGTTCCGTTCTGCTTGTGGTCGATGGCGAAGTTGAGTGCCTGCCGGACCTTGGGATCGGCGAACTCCTCGGCCTTGTCGAAGTTCATGAACAACGCCGGGCCGGAGTACGTCGGCGGCCGGAGGATCTTGTAGCCGATGCTCTCGAACTGCTTCTCCGACGCCACCGGGAAGCCGTGGGTGGCGTAGTCGATGTCCTTGCTCAGCACCAGCGGCGTGACCGTCGGGGTCTCCCCGTTGTAGATCACCAACTTGTCGAACTTGACCGTGTCGGCGCCGAATCCGGTCTTGTTCTTGACCATCGTCAACTGGGTGTTGTTGATCGTCTTGTAGTCGATGTTGTAGGGCCCACTGACGACGTACTCCTTGGGCGCGAACTCGATCAACTTCTTGTTCAGCGCGGTCACCTCTTTGGAATCGGAGTCCTTGCCCGCTTCCTTCAGTGACTTGGCCTGGTCGGC
Protein-coding sequences here:
- a CDS encoding DNA gyrase/topoisomerase IV subunit A — translated: MAARKTTTPPPDDIVERIVDIDVSSEMETSYLEYAYSVIYTRALPDARDGLKPVQRRILYSMRDMGVLPNRPHVKCARVVGQVMGVLHPHGDTAIYDALVRMAQPWAMRLPVVDGHGNFGSLDAGPAAMRYTECRMAPPALAMTDGLDKDTVDFKANYDGKETEPVVLPAAFPNLLVNGAGGIAVGMATNCAPHNLVEVVQALRHLLKHPNATLDTLMRFVPGPDLPTGGKIIGLEGIRDAYETGKGSFKIRATARVEQVSPRRKGIVITELPYSVGPEKIIEQVKSLVGSKKLQGIADLKDLTDLTNGTRLVIEVKNGFNPDALLEQLYRQTKLEDSFSINALALVDEQPRTLSLKEMLEVYLKHRLEVVLRRTTYDRDKAAERLHLVEGLLIAILDIDDVIAIIRGADDAAAARSKLMDVFELTEVQANYILDMQLRRLTKYSKIELDAERDELQTKIAELTEIIENEDLLRTLVGNELADVAKQFGTPRRTILLSSSGVSTTTSAAPLEVPDDPCWVLLSSAGLLARTENADPLPAEGGRANHDVIVSAIRTTARGDYGLITTDGRLIRGNALDLPTVPVTANAPNLQGGAHVTELIAAAEPGEKIIALTRLGEDAATIALGTRNGVVKRVNPELLNKDSWDIIRLDDGDRVVGAVELTDDSAELVFISDDAQLLHFAATGVRPQGRSGGGIAGIKLGAGRSVAFFGAVPAGEAIVVTVSGSADALPGTDAGAIKVTPFEEYPGKGRATGGVRCHRFLKGEDTLLFAWAGPTPAIATADSGAPVELPEADGRRDGSGVPASQPITAAATRTIP
- a CDS encoding type IV toxin-antitoxin system AbiEi family antitoxin domain-containing protein, producing the protein MRTTHTAAESAQGRPETLVSPLPEIDQLDLPAGIPFTRAMAIGYGIGPNVLTRLVRQGVLRRVLRGVYVDNAVPDGIGLRSQAISLAIPSDAIVTDSTAAWLYGADVRPRGAHLREPEVHCFRPPGRSRVRRPSVNGGERTLSERDIQIVHGITVTSPLRTACDLGRLMARDDAIGALDAMLRHGNFDQQELIGEVRRFRGYRGVVQLRELVRWADGTSESMGESTLRLRWIDEGLPSPELQIVVSPTGRWQRYRLDLGIRRVRYAAEYDGDDWHSTEEQVAADRARDEDLAADGWIVDHFRRGEVYHSRANVVGNQLRAGLRRAARRSGSAAGR
- a CDS encoding ABC transporter substrate-binding protein, whose protein sequence is MSEPNGVSRRSLLQLVGLSTVGIAGVGAATGCAPAEPKSGGKGASGGAAGGGEYRGAYPYLPSPQGNYNAVGKPLVGSPNAILAGTPYTDLFLLPSGMYHWKEQTWELFLADSYELDKKTNTYTVKVKSGLKWSDGSALTAKDYVTTFWCHWILNSPLWSYVDKIDAPDDTTFTLRMNQPAMVVERYLLRSNIVASSVYGEYADQAKSLKEAGKDSDSKEVTALNKKLIEFAPKEYVVSGPYNIDYKTINNTQLTMVKNKTGFGADTVKFDKLVIYNGETPTVTPLVLSKDIDYATHGFPVASEKQFESIGYKILRPPTYSGPALFMNFDKAEEFADPKVRQALNFAIDHKQNGTVALGESGVPTKFYTGFSDNLIDIWIEKADQSKFEPYAFDQDKAAKLLEGAGWKKSGSSWKLPNGKPAAYQLLYPSDYADWSAASKDLSEQLTKFGIKITLHGVVSTQQPIDVDKGNFQLALQGWGNSTQPYPYFSFVSALLTHNYPIAKNSGGKGMNFPLAQTVEGFGKVDLQKLIDASGSGIDEAALKKNITKLAQIFNKTLPIIPLFERHGNTPTLNGDRVKQFPTNDDPITQNSLYADNEVALWMLTGKLQPA